The Amycolatopsis sp. NBC_01480 genome segment CACGCCGGACGGGTCGACGCCGGTCTCCTCCTCGGCCTCGCGCAGGGCCGTGCCGACCGGGCCGCCGTCGCCGTCCTCGGCGCCGCCGCCCGGGAACGAGACCTGGCCGGCGTGCGAGCCGAGGGTGTCGGCGCGGCGCTGGAGCAGCACGTCCGGGCCGTCGGCGCGCTCGCCGAACAGGATCAGCACGGCGGCCGAGCGCGTCAGCAGGTCCTCCGGCGGGGCGAACCGGGTGAACGCCCGGCTGTCGACCTCGGCGGACACCTTGACCAGCGGCCGCAGCCACTCGGGCACGGCTTCGGGTGCGACGAGCGGTCCGGTCATGAATTGTCCTTCACAGCGGTACGCACCTGATCAGTGTTGTCGAACAAGCGTGGACTCCCGATGAACCGGACCTGCCCGCCCGCGGTGACCAGGTAGGAGGCCGGGAGGGAGGACGGCACCTTCAGCGCCGTGCGGATCGGCCCGGTCTGGCCGTCGCCGTCGAAAACCGAGGGCAGGTGGACGCCGAGCTGGGCCAGCAGCCCGAGGCCGTCCTTGGCGGGGCTGGCCACCTGCACGCCGAGCACGCGCGCCGCGCCGGGCTCCGCGGCGTACCGGTCCAGCACCGGCAGCTCGGTGCGGCACGGCACGCACCACGACGCCCACACGTTCACCAGCACCGGGCCGCCGCCCAGCGCCTTGCCGACGTCCACGCGGGAGCCGTCGCCGAGGCAGTCGGCCTGGATTCCG includes the following:
- a CDS encoding TlpA family protein disulfide reductase, whose product is MTAVTKWALGGAVLVVALLVALLTTRGGDAKSAAPATGDLAAVRAQAALRPCPAPSAGAGVQDLAGIQADCLGDGSRVDVGKALGGGPVLVNVWASWCVPCRTELPVLDRYAAEPGAARVLGVQVASPAKDGLGLLAQLGVHLPSVFDGDGQTGPIRTALKVPSSLPASYLVTAGGQVRFIGSPRLFDNTDQVRTAVKDNS